The following are encoded together in the Nocardioides sp. Arc9.136 genome:
- the coaBC gene encoding bifunctional phosphopantothenoylcysteine decarboxylase/phosphopantothenate--cysteine ligase CoaBC, which translates to MSTSSAHEAASPTGARPVVVLGVTGGIAAYKACELLRRLTESGHDVTVVPTESALEFVGAPTWAALSGKPVATDVWTDVHRVPHVRLGQSADLVVVAPATADTLARAAHGLADDLLTNTLLTARCPVVVAPAMHTEMWEHPATRANVATLRERGVLVLEPAEGRLTGKDTGKGRLPEPGEIFDVCTQVLARGEAGSTLDLVGRHVVVSAGGTREYLDPVRFLGNRSSGLQGFALARAAAARGAQVTLVAANTSLPEPAGVTVVRVETTAQLRDAVVPAAASADAVVMAAAPADFRPLDVSEAKIKKAADGSAPSIELQQNPDVLHEISTRRARPGTVVVGFAAETGDDTGSVLELARAKLARKGCDLLVVNDVSGGAVFGSPDNEAVILGADGAATDVPRGSKTTLAHAIWDEVVRRLQD; encoded by the coding sequence CTGAGCACCAGCTCCGCCCACGAGGCCGCGTCCCCCACGGGGGCGCGGCCCGTTGTCGTCCTCGGGGTCACCGGCGGGATCGCGGCGTACAAGGCCTGTGAGCTGTTGCGCCGGCTCACCGAGTCCGGCCACGACGTGACGGTCGTGCCGACCGAGTCGGCGCTGGAGTTCGTGGGCGCGCCCACCTGGGCGGCGCTGTCGGGCAAGCCGGTCGCCACCGACGTGTGGACCGACGTCCACCGGGTGCCGCACGTGCGGCTGGGCCAGTCGGCCGACCTCGTGGTCGTCGCGCCCGCCACCGCCGACACGCTGGCGCGCGCCGCGCACGGCCTGGCCGACGACCTGCTCACGAACACCTTGCTCACCGCCCGCTGCCCGGTGGTGGTGGCCCCGGCCATGCACACCGAGATGTGGGAGCACCCTGCGACCCGGGCGAACGTCGCCACGCTGCGCGAGCGCGGCGTGCTCGTCCTCGAGCCGGCCGAGGGCCGGCTGACCGGCAAGGACACCGGCAAGGGCCGGCTGCCCGAGCCCGGCGAGATCTTCGACGTCTGCACGCAGGTGCTGGCCCGCGGCGAGGCGGGGTCCACGCTGGACCTCGTCGGACGGCACGTCGTGGTCTCCGCCGGGGGCACGCGGGAGTACCTCGACCCGGTGCGCTTCCTCGGCAACCGCTCGTCGGGCCTGCAGGGGTTCGCGCTGGCGCGCGCCGCCGCGGCCCGGGGGGCCCAGGTCACCCTGGTCGCCGCCAACACCAGCCTCCCCGAGCCCGCCGGAGTGACGGTCGTGCGCGTCGAGACCACCGCGCAGCTGCGCGACGCCGTCGTCCCCGCCGCCGCGTCCGCCGACGCCGTGGTCATGGCGGCCGCGCCCGCGGACTTCCGGCCCCTCGACGTCAGCGAGGCCAAGATCAAGAAGGCGGCCGACGGCTCGGCCCCCTCGATCGAGCTGCAGCAGAACCCCGACGTGCTGCACGAGATCAGCACCCGGCGAGCGCGACCGGGCACCGTGGTGGTCGGCTTCGCCGCCGAGACCGGCGACGACACCGGCTCGGTGCTCGAGCTGGCCCGCGCCAAGCTCGCCCGCAAGGGCTGCGACCTGCTGGTCGTCAACGACGTCAGCGGGGGAGCGGTCTTCGGCAGCCCGGACAACGAGGCGGTCATCCTGGGTGCCGACGGCGCCGCGACCGACGTGCCGCGGGGGTCGAAGACCACGCTCGCGCACGCCATTTGGGACGAAGTCGTCCGCAGGCTGCAGGATTGA
- the rpoZ gene encoding DNA-directed RNA polymerase subunit omega produces the protein MSAPNIDAQGVTNPSIDDLLTKTDSKYKLVLYSAKRARQINAYYSQLGEGLLEYVGPLVDTHVQEKPLSIALREINEDLLTCEDVDPAELAAEEAAAKAAAIDASFNPGE, from the coding sequence GTGTCTGCCCCCAACATCGACGCTCAGGGTGTCACCAACCCCTCGATCGACGACCTGCTCACCAAGACCGACAGCAAGTACAAGCTGGTCCTCTACAGCGCCAAGCGCGCCCGGCAGATCAACGCCTACTACTCCCAGCTCGGCGAGGGCCTGCTGGAGTACGTCGGCCCGCTCGTCGACACCCACGTGCAGGAGAAGCCCCTCTCGATCGCGCTCCGCGAGATCAACGAGGACCTCCTGACGTGCGAGGACGTCGACCCCGCCGAGCTCGCCGCCGAGGAGGCCGCCGCCAAGGCCGCCGCCATCGACGCCTCGTTCAACCCCGGCGAGTGA
- the gmk gene encoding guanylate kinase, producing the protein MTGAERRSRLVVLAGPTAVGKGTVAAHIREHHPEVWISVSATTRPPRPGEVNGVHYWFVSDEEFDRMVAEDDLLEWAVVHKAARYGTPRQPVDLALASGRPAMLEIDLQGARQVRQTMPEALFVFLKPPSWEELVRRLVGRGTETEAERERRLTTARAELAAETEFDVTIVNHEVHAAADELVALMVLD; encoded by the coding sequence GTGACGGGCGCTGAGCGCCGCTCGCGACTGGTCGTGCTGGCCGGCCCCACGGCCGTCGGCAAGGGCACGGTCGCGGCGCACATCCGCGAGCACCACCCGGAGGTCTGGATCTCGGTCTCCGCGACCACCCGGCCGCCGCGTCCGGGCGAGGTCAACGGCGTGCACTACTGGTTCGTCTCCGACGAGGAGTTCGACCGGATGGTCGCCGAGGACGACCTGCTGGAGTGGGCGGTCGTGCACAAGGCCGCCCGGTACGGCACTCCCCGGCAGCCGGTCGACCTCGCGCTGGCCTCCGGCCGCCCCGCGATGCTCGAGATCGACCTGCAGGGCGCGCGCCAGGTCCGGCAGACCATGCCCGAGGCGCTCTTCGTCTTCCTCAAGCCGCCCTCGTGGGAGGAGCTGGTCCGCCGCCTGGTCGGTCGCGGCACCGAGACCGAGGCGGAGCGGGAGCGCCGGCTCACCACCGCGCGGGCCGAGCTCGCGGCCGAGACGGAGTTCGACGTCACCATCGTCAACCACGAAGTTCACGCTGCTGCGGACGAGTTGGTAGCCTTGATGGTGCTCGACTGA
- the mihF gene encoding integration host factor, actinobacterial type: MALPPLTPEQRQAALEKAAASRRERAEVKNRLKNSGASIVDVLHEGQENEVIGKMRVVDLLQSMPGLGKVRARQVMERLGIAESRRVRGLGTKQVAALEKEFASRDSA; encoded by the coding sequence GTGGCGCTCCCGCCCCTCACGCCGGAACAACGCCAGGCGGCCCTGGAGAAGGCAGCCGCTTCCCGCCGCGAGCGGGCCGAGGTCAAGAACCGCCTGAAGAACTCGGGCGCCTCGATCGTCGACGTGCTCCACGAGGGCCAGGAGAACGAGGTCATCGGCAAGATGCGGGTCGTCGACCTGCTGCAGTCGATGCCCGGGCTCGGCAAGGTCCGCGCCCGTCAGGTCATGGAGCGCCTCGGCATCGCCGAGAGCAGGCGCGTCCGCGGGCTCGGCACCAAGCAGGTCGCCGCGCTCGAGAAGGAGTTCGCGTCGCGTGACTCCGCGTGA
- the pyrF gene encoding orotidine-5'-phosphate decarboxylase: protein MTSPFGARLRAAVDERGPLCVGIDPHAALLADWGLPDDVEGLRRFALTAVEAVAPHASTVKPQSAFYERFGSRGVAVLEEVVAAARAAGALVVMDAKRGDIGSTSQAYADAYLDPSSPLAADALTVSPFLGFGSLDPFVDSARRHGAGLFVLALTSNAEGPEVQHARLEDGSTVAGRILDHLRRLNADADPLGSFGAVVGATIGETAEDLAFNGPVLAPGYGAQGGTVEDVRRIFGATAANVLPSSSRDVLRLGPDAAALRDAVRATNDRLAALR from the coding sequence ATGACCAGCCCCTTCGGCGCCCGCCTGCGCGCCGCCGTCGACGAGCGGGGCCCGCTCTGCGTCGGCATCGACCCCCACGCCGCCCTGCTCGCCGACTGGGGACTCCCCGACGACGTCGAGGGGCTGCGCCGCTTCGCGCTGACCGCGGTCGAGGCGGTCGCCCCGCACGCCTCGACGGTCAAGCCGCAGTCGGCGTTCTACGAGCGGTTCGGGAGCCGGGGCGTCGCCGTCCTCGAGGAGGTCGTGGCAGCGGCGCGCGCGGCGGGGGCGCTCGTCGTCATGGACGCCAAGCGCGGCGACATCGGCTCGACGTCGCAGGCCTATGCCGACGCCTACCTCGACCCGTCCTCGCCGCTGGCCGCCGACGCCCTCACCGTCAGCCCGTTCCTCGGGTTCGGCTCGCTCGACCCGTTCGTCGACAGCGCCCGCCGGCACGGCGCCGGCCTCTTCGTGCTGGCGCTGACCTCGAACGCGGAGGGGCCGGAGGTCCAGCACGCCCGCCTCGAGGACGGCTCGACCGTGGCCGGGCGGATCCTCGACCACCTGCGCCGGCTGAACGCCGACGCGGACCCGCTCGGGTCCTTCGGTGCCGTTGTCGGCGCGACGATCGGGGAGACCGCCGAGGACCTGGCCTTCAACGGCCCGGTGCTGGCACCGGGGTACGGCGCGCAGGGCGGGACCGTCGAGGACGTGCGGCGGATCTTCGGGGCCACCGCGGCGAACGTCCTGCCCAGCTCCTCGCGCGACGTCCTCCGCCTGGGCCCGGACGCGGCCGCCCTGCGCGACGCCGTCCGCGCCACGAACGACCGGCTGGCGGCGCTGCGGTGA
- a CDS encoding tRNA-dihydrouridine synthase produces the protein MIELPSPVVVAAGCGGTGRELVALGALEGVGAFTTRSLTLNARTGGPGPRFAETPAGLVHSTGLPGPGLEIFLATELPWLVQQGVRVVVSVTGSSVAEHAEVAKRLARAPGVRAIEVDLAVPDARAHGLLDVREPFHAANVVAAVVREAQDLPVLAKVRADVLRVAESARVVTDAGAAAVVVGGPQAAALPDGRPAGLSGPAVLPLSLRCVTEVRAALPAVPVVGGGGIATTADARCFLDAGAVAVQVGTALLRDPTTAARIAADLS, from the coding sequence GTGATCGAGCTGCCGTCCCCCGTCGTGGTGGCCGCCGGGTGCGGCGGCACCGGTCGCGAGCTCGTCGCGCTGGGCGCCCTCGAGGGCGTCGGTGCGTTCACCACCCGGTCGCTGACCCTCAACGCCCGCACCGGCGGGCCGGGACCGCGCTTCGCCGAGACGCCGGCCGGGCTCGTCCACAGCACCGGCCTGCCGGGCCCGGGGCTGGAGATCTTCCTGGCCACCGAGCTGCCGTGGCTGGTGCAGCAGGGGGTCCGGGTCGTGGTGTCGGTGACCGGCTCCTCGGTCGCCGAGCACGCCGAGGTCGCCAAGCGGCTCGCCCGGGCGCCCGGCGTCCGGGCCATCGAGGTGGACCTCGCCGTCCCCGACGCCCGCGCCCACGGACTGCTCGACGTGCGCGAGCCGTTCCACGCCGCCAACGTCGTCGCCGCGGTGGTCCGCGAGGCCCAGGACCTCCCCGTCCTGGCCAAGGTGCGCGCCGACGTGCTGCGGGTGGCGGAGTCCGCCCGCGTCGTGACCGACGCCGGCGCGGCCGCCGTCGTCGTCGGCGGCCCGCAGGCCGCGGCGCTCCCCGACGGCCGGCCGGCCGGGCTCAGCGGCCCCGCGGTCCTGCCGCTCTCCCTGCGGTGCGTGACCGAGGTGCGCGCCGCGCTGCCCGCCGTACCCGTCGTCGGCGGGGGCGGCATCGCCACGACCGCCGACGCGCGCTGCTTCCTCGACGCCGGCGCCGTGGCCGTCCAGGTCGGCACCGCCCTGCTCCGCGACCCCACCACCGCCGCCCGGATCGCGGCCGACCTCAGCTGA
- a CDS encoding quinone-dependent dihydroorotate dehydrogenase, with protein sequence MGEPVTAYGLLFDHVATRIDAERAHHLGFRAVRAAAPVTGRLPVPGQPVRALGLIFPNVLGMAAGFDKNAVGIDALAALGFGHVEVGTVTGEAQPGNPRPRLFRLPADRAVVNRMGFNNDGAEVVARRLAARAARSSGETGAPQGMHRPRSAGIPGGPGNPAAPRPVLGVNIGKTKVVPDDDQAAVEADYAKSTRLLAPHADYLVVNVSSPNTPGLRNLQAVEKLQPLLEHVRRIADTVTSARVPLVVKIAPDLADEDVLAVADMAVAIGLDGIIATNTTTSRAGLASPDADVEAVGAGGLSGRPLTARALEVTRLLRDRVGPALTIIGVGGITTPEDARARLEAGADLLQGYSAFVYEGPLWPRRILAGTSTTATAGPATAGPATG encoded by the coding sequence GTGGGCGAGCCGGTGACGGCGTACGGACTGCTCTTCGACCACGTCGCGACGCGCATCGACGCCGAGCGGGCCCACCACCTGGGCTTCCGGGCGGTGCGCGCCGCCGCGCCGGTGACCGGTCGGCTCCCGGTGCCCGGGCAGCCGGTCCGGGCGCTCGGCCTGATCTTCCCCAACGTGCTCGGCATGGCGGCCGGCTTCGACAAGAACGCCGTCGGCATCGATGCCCTCGCCGCGCTCGGGTTCGGCCACGTCGAGGTCGGCACGGTCACCGGCGAGGCGCAGCCGGGCAACCCGAGGCCGCGCCTCTTCCGGCTGCCCGCCGACCGGGCCGTCGTGAACCGGATGGGGTTCAACAACGACGGCGCCGAGGTGGTCGCCCGCCGGCTGGCCGCGCGCGCCGCCCGCTCCTCAGGGGAAACCGGCGCTCCTCAGGGGATGCATCGGCCGAGAAGCGCCGGAATCCCCGGGGGGCCGGGGAATCCGGCAGCCCCCCGCCCCGTCCTCGGCGTCAACATCGGCAAGACCAAGGTGGTGCCCGACGACGACCAGGCCGCGGTGGAGGCCGACTACGCCAAGAGCACGCGGCTGCTGGCGCCGCACGCCGACTACCTCGTGGTCAACGTGAGCTCGCCGAACACCCCCGGACTGCGCAACCTGCAGGCCGTCGAGAAGCTCCAGCCGCTGCTGGAGCACGTGCGCCGCATCGCCGACACCGTCACCTCGGCGCGGGTCCCGCTGGTCGTGAAGATCGCGCCGGACCTCGCCGACGAGGACGTGCTGGCGGTCGCCGACATGGCGGTGGCGATCGGCCTCGACGGGATCATCGCCACCAACACAACGACGTCCCGTGCCGGGCTCGCCAGCCCGGACGCCGACGTCGAGGCCGTGGGCGCGGGAGGGCTGTCCGGTCGGCCGCTGACCGCCCGCGCGCTCGAGGTCACCCGGCTGCTGCGCGACCGGGTGGGCCCCGCGCTGACGATCATCGGCGTCGGCGGGATCACCACGCCCGAGGACGCCCGCGCGCGGCTCGAGGCCGGGGCCGACCTGCTCCAGGGCTACAGCGCGTTCGTCTACGAGGGCCCGCTGTGGCCGCGGCGGATCCTCGCCGGCACGAGCACCACCGCCACGGCAGGACCGGCCACGGCAGGACCGGCGACGGGGTGA
- the carB gene encoding carbamoyl-phosphate synthase large subunit, translating into MPKRTDIESVLVIGSGPIIIGQAAEFDYSGTQACRVLREEGLRVVLVNSNPATIMTDPEFADATYVEPITPEFVEKVIAKERPDALLATLGGQTALNAAMALDRDGVLEKYGVELIGANIEAIDRGENRQVFKKIVEELGGESARSAICHSMEDCLAAVEDLGYPVVVRPSFTMGGTGSGMAYDETDLHRIAGAGLDASPTTEVLLEESILGWKEYELEVMRDTADNVVIICSIENLDPMGVHTGDSITVAPAMTLTDREYQKMRDLAIGIIRSVGVDTGGCNIQYAVNPADGRLVVIEMNPRVSRSSALASKATGFPIAKIAAKVAIGYTLDEIPNDITTRPDGHSTPASFEPTLDYVVVKVPRFAFEKFPGADPTLTTHMKSVGEAMAIGRSFTEALQKALRSLESPNAVFDWHQEWVDLDKDAILASIRTPHDGRLRGVMDAIRAGATPEEIFEATGIDPWFLDQLALINEVAAEVTAAVELTPDLLRRAKRHGFSDDQIGKIRGMSADVVRGVRHALGIRPVYKTVDTCAAEFAAATPYHYSSYDEESEVAPRERPAVIILGSGPNRIGQGIEFDYSCVHASLALGTGEGGAGYETVMVNCNPETVSTDYDTSNRLYFEPLTLEDVLEVVHAEQVAGPVAGVICQLGGQTPLGLAQGLARAGVPIVGTSPDAIDLAEERGAFGRVLAEAGLTAPKHGTATSYPEAQRIATEIGYPVLVRPSYVLGGRGMEIVYGDEALETYLEKYVAAGLISPQAPVLVDRFLDDAVEIDVDALFDGEDLFLGGVMEHIEEAGIHSGDSSCALPPITLGAREIARIREATEAIARGVGVRGLLNIQFALGSDILYVLEANPRASRTVPFVSKATATPLAKAAARIMLGESVADLRASGLLPATGDGGTLPADQPIAVKEAVMPFNRFRTPDGAQVDTVLGPEMKSTGEVMGLDRDFGTAFAKSQAAAFGPLPASGKVFVSVANRDKRSMVFPIRALADLGFEILATAGTAEVLRRNGVPATVVRKHFEGTGPDGERTTVQLILDGEIQMVVNTPYGAGEGHARLDGYEIRTAAVRANVPCITTVQGLGAAVQGIEAARRGDIGVRSLQEWASR; encoded by the coding sequence ATGCCCAAGCGCACCGACATCGAGTCCGTCCTCGTCATCGGCTCGGGGCCGATCATCATCGGCCAGGCCGCGGAGTTCGACTACTCCGGCACCCAGGCCTGCCGCGTGTTGCGCGAGGAGGGCCTGCGGGTCGTCCTGGTCAACTCCAACCCGGCGACGATCATGACCGACCCGGAGTTCGCCGACGCGACGTACGTCGAGCCGATCACCCCGGAGTTCGTGGAGAAGGTCATCGCCAAGGAGCGGCCCGACGCGCTGCTCGCGACCCTCGGCGGACAGACCGCGCTCAACGCCGCGATGGCGCTGGACCGCGACGGCGTGCTCGAGAAGTACGGCGTGGAGCTGATCGGCGCCAACATCGAGGCGATCGACCGCGGCGAGAACCGGCAGGTCTTCAAGAAGATCGTCGAGGAGCTCGGCGGGGAGTCCGCGCGGTCCGCGATCTGCCACTCGATGGAGGACTGCCTGGCCGCCGTCGAGGACCTCGGCTACCCGGTCGTGGTCCGGCCGTCGTTCACCATGGGCGGCACCGGCTCGGGCATGGCGTACGACGAGACCGACCTGCACCGCATCGCCGGCGCCGGCCTCGACGCGAGCCCGACCACCGAGGTGCTCCTGGAGGAGTCGATCCTCGGGTGGAAGGAGTACGAGCTCGAGGTCATGCGCGACACCGCGGACAACGTGGTGATCATCTGCTCGATCGAGAACCTCGACCCGATGGGCGTCCACACCGGTGACTCGATCACGGTCGCGCCGGCCATGACGCTGACCGACCGCGAGTACCAGAAGATGCGCGACCTCGCGATCGGCATCATCCGCTCGGTCGGCGTCGACACCGGCGGCTGCAACATCCAGTACGCCGTGAACCCCGCCGACGGGCGCCTCGTCGTCATCGAGATGAACCCGCGGGTCTCGCGCTCCTCGGCGCTGGCCTCGAAGGCGACCGGGTTCCCGATCGCCAAGATCGCCGCCAAGGTCGCGATCGGCTACACCCTCGACGAGATCCCCAACGACATCACCACCCGCCCCGACGGTCACTCCACGCCGGCGAGCTTCGAGCCGACGCTGGACTACGTGGTGGTCAAGGTGCCGCGGTTCGCCTTCGAGAAGTTCCCCGGCGCCGACCCGACGCTGACCACCCACATGAAGTCGGTGGGCGAGGCGATGGCGATCGGGCGCAGCTTCACCGAGGCGCTGCAGAAGGCGCTGCGCTCGCTGGAGAGCCCGAACGCCGTCTTCGACTGGCACCAGGAGTGGGTCGACCTCGACAAGGACGCAATCCTGGCGAGCATCCGGACCCCGCACGACGGGCGGCTGCGCGGGGTCATGGACGCGATCCGCGCCGGCGCGACCCCCGAGGAGATCTTCGAGGCCACCGGCATCGACCCGTGGTTCCTCGACCAGCTCGCGCTGATCAACGAGGTCGCCGCGGAGGTCACCGCCGCCGTCGAGCTCACGCCGGACCTGCTGCGCCGCGCGAAGCGGCACGGCTTCTCCGACGACCAGATCGGCAAGATCCGCGGCATGTCGGCCGACGTGGTCCGCGGCGTCCGGCACGCGCTGGGCATCCGGCCCGTCTACAAGACCGTCGACACCTGTGCGGCGGAGTTCGCGGCCGCGACGCCGTACCACTACTCCTCCTACGACGAGGAGAGCGAGGTCGCCCCCCGCGAGCGGCCCGCGGTGATCATCCTGGGATCCGGGCCGAACCGGATCGGGCAGGGCATCGAGTTCGACTACTCCTGCGTGCACGCCTCCCTGGCGCTCGGCACCGGGGAGGGTGGTGCCGGCTACGAGACCGTCATGGTCAACTGCAACCCCGAGACCGTCTCGACCGACTACGACACCTCGAACCGGCTCTACTTCGAGCCGCTGACCCTCGAGGACGTCCTCGAGGTCGTCCACGCCGAGCAGGTCGCCGGCCCGGTCGCCGGCGTCATCTGCCAGCTCGGCGGGCAGACCCCGCTCGGGCTCGCCCAGGGCCTGGCGCGCGCGGGGGTGCCGATCGTCGGCACCTCGCCCGACGCGATCGACCTGGCCGAGGAGCGCGGTGCGTTCGGCCGCGTGCTCGCCGAGGCGGGGCTGACCGCTCCCAAGCACGGCACGGCGACGTCGTACCCCGAGGCGCAGCGGATCGCCACCGAGATCGGCTACCCGGTGCTCGTGCGGCCGTCGTACGTGCTCGGCGGCCGGGGCATGGAGATCGTCTACGGCGACGAGGCGCTCGAGACCTACCTGGAGAAGTACGTCGCCGCCGGGCTGATCTCGCCGCAGGCGCCCGTGCTGGTCGACCGGTTCCTCGACGACGCGGTCGAGATCGACGTCGACGCGCTCTTCGACGGCGAGGACCTCTTCCTCGGCGGCGTGATGGAGCACATCGAGGAGGCCGGCATCCACTCCGGCGACTCCTCGTGCGCGCTGCCCCCGATCACCCTGGGTGCGCGGGAGATCGCGCGGATCCGGGAGGCGACCGAGGCGATCGCGCGCGGCGTCGGCGTGCGCGGGCTGCTGAACATCCAGTTCGCGCTCGGGTCGGACATCCTCTACGTGCTGGAGGCCAACCCGCGGGCGTCGCGGACGGTGCCCTTCGTGTCCAAGGCGACCGCGACGCCGCTGGCAAAGGCCGCCGCCCGGATCATGCTGGGCGAGTCGGTCGCCGACCTCCGTGCGAGCGGGCTGCTGCCCGCGACCGGCGACGGCGGCACGCTGCCGGCCGACCAGCCGATCGCGGTCAAGGAGGCGGTCATGCCGTTCAACCGGTTCCGCACCCCCGACGGCGCGCAGGTCGACACCGTCCTCGGCCCCGAGATGAAGTCGACCGGCGAGGTGATGGGCCTGGACCGCGACTTCGGCACGGCGTTCGCCAAGTCCCAGGCCGCGGCGTTCGGGCCGCTGCCCGCGAGCGGCAAGGTGTTCGTCTCGGTGGCCAACCGCGACAAGCGCTCGATGGTCTTCCCGATCCGGGCGCTGGCCGACCTCGGCTTCGAGATCCTCGCGACCGCCGGCACCGCGGAGGTGCTGCGCCGCAACGGCGTGCCGGCGACGGTCGTGCGCAAGCACTTCGAGGGCACCGGTCCCGACGGGGAGCGGACCACCGTCCAGCTGATCCTCGACGGCGAGATCCAGATGGTGGTCAACACGCCGTACGGCGCGGGGGAGGGCCACGCCCGCCTCGACGGCTACGAGATCCGCACCGCCGCCGTCCGCGCCAACGTCCCCTGCATCACCACGGTGCAGGGGCTGGGCGCGGCCGTCCAGGGCATCGAGGCCGCCCGTCGCGGCGACATCGGCGTGCGCAGCCTGCAGGAGTGGGCGAGCCGGTGA
- the carA gene encoding glutamine-hydrolyzing carbamoyl-phosphate synthase small subunit, producing the protein MPLHAPAILVLEDGRSFTGEAFGAPGETFGEAVFNTGMTGYQETLTDPSYHRQVVVMTSPHVGNTGINDEDPESRRIWVAGYVVRDPARVPSSWRSRRTLDEELREQGVVGISGVDTRALTRHLRDRGAMRVGISSTETDPAALLERVRASAEMSGLELADEVTTPEPYVVPAQGEKRFTVAALDLGIKSMTPYRMAERGIEVHVLPATSTLEDVLAVEPDGLFYSNGPGDPAATTQQVEVLQGALGQGVPYFGICFGNQLFGRALGFGTYKLKYGHRGINQPVMDRTTGKVEVTAHNHGFAVDAPLEGTTSTPYGEASVSHVCLNDDVVEGLELRDDRGRLTSFSVQYHPEAAAGPHDAAYLFDRFTQLMADRSTEQKGA; encoded by the coding sequence GTGCCGTTGCATGCCCCCGCGATCCTGGTCCTCGAGGACGGTCGCAGCTTCACCGGAGAGGCGTTCGGCGCCCCGGGCGAGACCTTCGGCGAGGCCGTCTTCAACACCGGCATGACCGGCTACCAGGAGACGCTGACCGACCCGTCCTACCACCGGCAGGTGGTCGTGATGACGTCCCCGCACGTCGGCAACACCGGCATCAACGACGAGGACCCCGAGTCCCGCCGGATCTGGGTCGCCGGGTACGTCGTGCGCGACCCCGCCCGCGTGCCGTCGAGCTGGCGCAGCCGCCGCACCCTCGACGAGGAGCTGCGCGAGCAGGGCGTCGTCGGCATCAGCGGCGTCGACACCCGCGCCCTCACCCGCCACCTGCGCGACCGCGGCGCGATGCGCGTCGGCATCTCGAGCACCGAGACCGACCCCGCGGCGCTGCTCGAGCGGGTCCGCGCCTCGGCGGAGATGAGCGGGCTCGAGCTCGCCGACGAGGTCACCACCCCAGAGCCCTACGTGGTGCCGGCGCAGGGGGAGAAGCGGTTCACCGTGGCCGCCCTCGACCTGGGCATCAAGTCGATGACGCCGTACCGCATGGCCGAGCGCGGCATCGAGGTGCACGTGCTGCCGGCGACCTCGACGCTCGAGGACGTCCTGGCGGTCGAGCCGGACGGGCTGTTCTACTCCAACGGGCCCGGCGACCCCGCGGCCACCACCCAGCAGGTCGAGGTGCTCCAGGGCGCGCTGGGCCAGGGCGTGCCGTACTTCGGGATCTGCTTCGGCAACCAGCTCTTCGGCCGCGCGCTCGGCTTCGGCACCTACAAGCTGAAGTACGGCCACCGCGGCATCAACCAGCCGGTCATGGACCGCACCACGGGCAAGGTCGAGGTGACCGCGCACAACCACGGCTTCGCCGTCGACGCGCCGCTCGAGGGCACCACCTCCACGCCGTACGGCGAGGCGAGCGTGAGCCACGTGTGCCTCAACGACGACGTCGTCGAGGGGCTCGAGCTGCGCGACGACCGGGGCCGGCTCACCAGCTTCTCGGTCCAGTACCACCCCGAGGCCGCCGCGGGCCCGCACGACGCGGCGTACCTCTTCGACCGCTTCACCCAGCTGATGGCCGACCGCTCGACCGAGCAGAAGGGCGCCTGA